A single region of the Rhodothermales bacterium genome encodes:
- a CDS encoding Gfo/Idh/MocA family oxidoreductase, whose protein sequence is MNASRRDTLKKLAAGAAGLTLGAVGMTARSYASILGANDRLRVATIGVRGQGFGHLRRWASMGETDNVQLATICDVDETLFAERVLAVTELQGAAPATEVDMRRVFDDPSIDAVSIATPNHWHALATIWALQAGKHVYVEKPSSHNIFEGRKMIEAARKYDRIVQVGFQNRSIPSVRRAMQLLHEGVIGDIYMARGLCFKPRDSFGLSPDSKPPAGLHYDLWLGPAEWRPYNEKKGHYNWHWHWDTGNGDIGNQGPHQFDIARWGLGKDEHPVRVQSMGGFFKYGPHECSQETANTQTATFEYADGKLLQFETRGLYTGGEDSLGVQIGNVFYGTEGWMELDGGTWKTYLGRRGDAGPSSADAPAEQAGEALGYLAAPGGGGHYANFVAAVRSGKKSDLTCDIDAGHLSTCLPHLANIAYRLGRELRFDGASERFVNDAEADGMRTRAYRAPYVVPEVV, encoded by the coding sequence ATGAACGCTTCTCGTAGAGATACCCTCAAGAAACTGGCCGCCGGCGCGGCGGGCCTCACTCTTGGCGCCGTGGGAATGACGGCGCGCAGTTATGCCTCCATCCTCGGGGCGAACGACCGGCTCCGTGTGGCCACCATTGGGGTTCGCGGGCAGGGGTTCGGGCACCTGCGGCGCTGGGCGAGCATGGGGGAGACGGATAATGTCCAACTGGCCACGATCTGCGATGTCGACGAGACGCTGTTCGCCGAGCGCGTTTTGGCGGTGACGGAGCTGCAAGGGGCGGCGCCGGCGACGGAGGTTGACATGCGTCGGGTATTCGACGACCCGTCTATCGACGCGGTGTCCATCGCGACACCCAACCATTGGCACGCGCTCGCCACGATCTGGGCCCTCCAGGCGGGCAAACACGTGTATGTCGAGAAGCCCTCGTCGCACAACATCTTCGAGGGCCGAAAGATGATCGAGGCGGCGCGGAAGTATGACCGCATCGTGCAGGTGGGCTTCCAGAATCGATCGATCCCCAGCGTCCGCCGCGCCATGCAACTGCTCCACGAAGGGGTCATCGGGGATATCTACATGGCCCGCGGCCTCTGCTTCAAGCCCCGCGACTCCTTCGGCCTCTCGCCCGACAGCAAGCCGCCGGCGGGGCTGCACTACGACCTCTGGCTCGGGCCGGCCGAATGGCGCCCCTACAACGAAAAAAAGGGTCACTACAACTGGCACTGGCACTGGGACACCGGCAACGGCGATATCGGCAACCAGGGACCGCACCAGTTCGACATCGCGCGGTGGGGCCTCGGCAAGGACGAACATCCCGTCCGCGTCCAGTCCATGGGTGGGTTCTTTAAATACGGTCCGCACGAGTGCTCGCAGGAAACGGCCAACACACAGACGGCCACGTTCGAATACGCCGACGGCAAGTTGCTCCAGTTCGAAACCCGCGGCCTTTACACGGGTGGGGAGGATAGCCTGGGTGTACAGATTGGCAATGTATTTTACGGGACTGAAGGCTGGATGGAGCTGGACGGCGGCACCTGGAAGACCTACCTCGGCCGGCGGGGAGATGCCGGGCCGAGTTCGGCCGACGCGCCGGCGGAACAGGCCGGCGAAGCCCTCGGCTATCTCGCCGCTCCAGGCGGGGGCGGGCACTACGCCAACTTCGTCGCTGCGGTCCGTTCGGGGAAAAAGAGTGACCTCACGTGCGACATAGACGCCGGCCACCTGTCCACCTGCCTGCCGCACCTGGCCAATATTGCCTACCGACTCGGCCGCGAACTGCGCTTCGACGGAGCCTCTGAGCGGTTTGTCAACGACGCTGAGGCGGATGGGATGCGCACCCGCGCCTACCGCGCGCCGTACGTCGTGCCGGAGGTGGTGTGA
- a CDS encoding glycosyltransferase has protein sequence MNARPSILVISVHGYVSAEPELGKPDTGGQVVFVLEMARRFSQLGRTVHLLTRRFEDQPEFDDINKHLRVWRVPFGGSEFIPKERMHDHLGDFVTNTLSTIRERGYRYDIVYSHYWDAGWAGQKIAEELEIPHIHTPHSLGWWKERNMGESMDAEQMEKTYRFKQRIRKEFLTYQQCDHVIATTEQQAELLREQYDLLDHRITTIPPGMDEDRFSPVRQADLSALRSRYDLREHDILTLGRMAHNKGYDLLMDALPTLFELAPQARLIAAVGSDDSAQDDAGIATLRAKAEAMGVADRIVWPKYIADTDLANYFRAAGVFSLSSRYEPFGMVAIEAMACGTPAVITVHGGLFELIQFGLHALYADPNRPIEFGAMLALPLLHPKLAHRLSVEGARFARKNFGWTGIAKKTLGIFDTVQQTRAGEMVG, from the coding sequence ATGAACGCACGCCCCAGTATCCTTGTCATTTCCGTTCACGGGTATGTCTCCGCCGAACCCGAACTGGGCAAACCCGATACCGGCGGACAGGTCGTTTTTGTATTGGAGATGGCCCGACGATTCAGCCAACTCGGACGCACCGTCCACCTCCTCACCCGCCGCTTCGAGGATCAACCGGAATTCGACGACATCAACAAGCACCTCCGCGTCTGGCGGGTGCCGTTCGGGGGCTCCGAGTTCATCCCCAAAGAGCGGATGCACGACCATCTGGGCGACTTCGTCACGAACACGCTGTCCACCATTCGGGAGCGCGGGTATCGGTACGACATCGTGTATTCTCACTACTGGGATGCCGGCTGGGCCGGCCAGAAGATTGCCGAGGAGCTTGAAATCCCGCACATCCACACCCCCCACTCGCTTGGCTGGTGGAAAGAGCGCAACATGGGCGAGAGCATGGATGCGGAGCAGATGGAGAAGACGTACCGCTTCAAACAGCGCATCCGCAAGGAATTCCTCACCTACCAGCAATGTGATCACGTGATCGCCACGACCGAGCAGCAGGCCGAGCTGCTCCGCGAGCAATACGACCTGCTCGACCACCGGATCACTACCATCCCACCCGGCATGGATGAAGACCGGTTCTCCCCCGTCCGCCAGGCCGACCTCAGCGCCCTCCGCTCCCGCTACGATCTCCGCGAACACGACATCCTCACGCTGGGCCGCATGGCGCACAACAAGGGGTACGACCTGCTCATGGACGCCCTGCCCACCCTGTTCGAACTGGCGCCCCAGGCCCGGCTGATCGCGGCCGTCGGGAGTGACGATTCCGCGCAGGACGACGCCGGCATCGCGACGCTGCGCGCCAAAGCCGAGGCGATGGGCGTCGCGGACCGCATTGTGTGGCCGAAGTACATCGCCGATACGGACCTCGCCAACTACTTCCGGGCGGCCGGCGTCTTCTCGTTGTCCTCGCGGTATGAACCTTTCGGGATGGTGGCCATCGAAGCGATGGCCTGCGGCACGCCGGCCGTCATCACGGTCCATGGCGGCCTGTTCGAACTTATCCAGTTCGGCCTCCATGCCCTCTACGCGGATCCCAACCGGCCCATCGAGTTCGGGGCCATGCTGGCGCTCCCCCTGCTCCACCCCAAACTCGCCCACCGACTCTCGGTCGAAGGCGCCCGCTTCGCCCGCAAGAACTTCGGGTGGACGGGCATCGCGAAGAAAACGCTGGGCATCTTCGATACCGTACAGCAAACGAGGGCCGGCGAGATGGTGGGGTGA
- a CDS encoding HAD-IIB family hydrolase has translation MSDHPILFISTDLDGTLLGDEAAERRFKATWETIEHGRPLLCFNTGRMQEDVDDLIERGRLPAPDYVISGVGTSVFDHRERRVLKAFTELLDEGWQIEEVESVVTGFPAGIVRQPEHYQHAYKSSWFFPDAGADQIRVIEQALEARGLDVHVIYSNALHLDVLPKWANKGNALRWLLRRLGIPEHQTLVAGDSGNDSAMFTLQGVRGIIVGNAQPELLAISRTATIFEAPAREVCAHAVLAGMHHFQLVDPRIPDNRPPEQTALYAAINISAENTTARLNEDQVALVRTGYHKAIEALQKNISPYGFTACSLADNEVSGTDVNYRSVWARDSALALIGSLSLSRDWEDIHQCQRQTLITLLENVSPNGQVPANVRIDDQRPEYSGVGGIASIDSGLWVIIAFYAYLAQTRDYDFLRRYYPKLQQAMDWLAAHDSNNDALLEIPEAGDWTDLFGRSYNVLYDEVLWYRCTICFGRLLQMLGHEQKAGDYLRWASTIKREILLNFWPTTQQPLTSGITFAERQFSIGDVRYLLAEITPFNFSWRCDTFGNILAFLYDVIDIKRAGQTFNFMWGAGVNEPFPITNLYPCVMGGDSDWRPYYAVNLLNLPQHYHNGGIWPFIGGHWVRYINKLGMRELALHELVRLTELNQKGIANEWEFNEWAHGRTGRPMGKAYQAWSASEYIRACRDLHVVT, from the coding sequence ATGAGCGATCATCCGATCCTGTTTATTTCCACCGACCTGGACGGTACCCTTTTGGGCGATGAGGCGGCGGAGCGACGATTCAAGGCGACCTGGGAGACGATCGAACACGGCCGGCCGTTGCTCTGCTTCAATACCGGCCGCATGCAGGAGGATGTCGATGACCTGATCGAGCGGGGTCGCCTCCCGGCGCCGGACTATGTCATCAGCGGCGTGGGAACCAGCGTATTCGACCATCGGGAGCGCCGCGTCCTCAAGGCGTTCACCGAATTGTTGGACGAAGGGTGGCAGATCGAGGAGGTCGAGTCCGTCGTCACCGGGTTTCCGGCCGGCATCGTCCGACAACCCGAGCACTACCAGCATGCGTACAAGTCGAGCTGGTTTTTCCCCGACGCCGGTGCCGACCAGATCCGCGTTATCGAGCAGGCGCTGGAAGCGCGAGGTCTGGACGTCCACGTCATCTATTCGAATGCGCTGCATCTGGACGTGTTGCCCAAGTGGGCAAACAAGGGCAATGCCCTGCGCTGGCTGCTCCGGCGCCTAGGGATACCAGAACACCAGACGCTCGTCGCCGGCGACAGCGGCAACGACAGCGCGATGTTCACCCTGCAGGGCGTTCGCGGCATCATCGTGGGGAATGCCCAGCCGGAGCTGCTCGCCATCTCCCGGACCGCAACCATCTTTGAAGCGCCGGCGCGGGAGGTGTGCGCCCATGCCGTGCTGGCCGGCATGCATCATTTTCAACTCGTCGACCCCCGCATACCAGACAATCGGCCACCGGAACAGACCGCTCTATACGCCGCCATCAATATCTCCGCGGAGAATACGACTGCCAGGCTCAACGAGGACCAGGTGGCGCTCGTGCGCACGGGGTACCACAAAGCCATCGAAGCACTACAGAAAAACATCAGCCCCTACGGGTTTACGGCCTGTTCGCTGGCGGACAACGAGGTGTCCGGGACGGATGTCAATTACCGCAGCGTCTGGGCACGCGACAGCGCGCTGGCCCTGATCGGCTCGCTTTCGCTGAGCCGGGATTGGGAGGATATCCACCAGTGCCAGCGTCAGACCCTCATCACCCTGCTTGAGAATGTCTCCCCGAACGGACAGGTGCCGGCGAACGTCCGCATCGACGACCAGCGGCCCGAATACTCCGGCGTCGGAGGCATCGCGTCGATCGATAGCGGCCTGTGGGTGATCATCGCATTTTATGCCTACCTGGCTCAGACACGCGACTACGACTTTCTCCGCCGCTACTACCCGAAGCTCCAGCAGGCGATGGACTGGCTTGCCGCTCACGACAGCAACAACGACGCACTGCTGGAAATCCCCGAGGCCGGCGACTGGACGGATCTCTTCGGCCGCAGTTATAACGTTCTCTACGACGAGGTGCTTTGGTATCGGTGCACCATCTGCTTCGGCCGGCTGCTGCAGATGCTCGGCCACGAACAAAAGGCCGGCGACTATCTGCGCTGGGCGAGCACGATCAAGCGGGAGATCCTGCTCAACTTCTGGCCGACAACGCAGCAGCCCCTCACCTCCGGCATCACCTTCGCCGAACGACAATTCTCCATCGGCGACGTGCGCTACCTCCTCGCCGAAATCACGCCGTTCAACTTCAGCTGGCGGTGCGACACCTTTGGGAATATCCTCGCCTTCCTCTACGATGTGATAGATATAAAACGAGCGGGGCAGACCTTCAATTTTATGTGGGGCGCCGGCGTCAACGAGCCTTTCCCCATCACCAATCTGTACCCCTGCGTGATGGGCGGTGACTCGGACTGGCGTCCGTATTATGCCGTCAATCTCCTCAATCTTCCACAGCATTATCACAACGGCGGCATCTGGCCGTTCATCGGCGGCCACTGGGTTCGCTACATCAACAAACTCGGAATGCGGGAATTGGCGCTACACGAGCTGGTCCGCCTCACCGAACTCAATCAGAAGGGCATCGCGAACGAGTGGGAATTCAACGAATGGGCGCACGGGCGCACGGGCCGGCCGATGGGGAAAGCCTATCAAGCGTGGTCGGCCTCCGAGTACATCCGCGCCTGCCGCGATCTGCACGTCGTGACCTGA
- a CDS encoding CHAP domain-containing protein produces the protein MRFSWLLAWLLLSTAGCAPNRVNDHSAGRDPDIAPTDTLANVAREIHVGQSALNPRPLPPVATRTMAAPQVEAEAAPETPAEVVPEVPPMPPHLEVAHRFIGVTEQPKDSNRGPEVESFLAAVGLAPKQDASGDWKSYPYCAAFVSYCLNIAGDGVAFPTKRTAAARQFIDDAHSIVLADDADAFAVRGGSIRANVVQRGTVPIPPGTIVIWKAKRAPEDLQGHAGLVVSWEGQAGVTIEGNTGAGEAGDQREGGGVYLRKRMLSPGSAFRIVSFTPVTYR, from the coding sequence ATGCGATTCTCGTGGCTGCTTGCGTGGCTACTGCTTAGCACCGCCGGCTGCGCCCCGAACAGGGTAAACGACCACTCCGCCGGCCGGGACCCCGACATCGCCCCCACCGACACGCTGGCGAATGTCGCCCGCGAGATCCATGTCGGGCAATCGGCCCTGAATCCGCGGCCGCTGCCGCCGGTCGCGACACGAACGATGGCCGCGCCCCAGGTCGAGGCTGAAGCCGCGCCGGAAACGCCGGCCGAGGTGGTCCCGGAAGTGCCCCCGATGCCCCCCCACCTGGAGGTGGCGCACCGGTTTATCGGGGTGACGGAGCAGCCGAAGGACTCGAACCGTGGGCCGGAAGTCGAGTCGTTCCTCGCGGCCGTCGGACTCGCGCCGAAGCAGGACGCCTCCGGAGACTGGAAGAGTTACCCCTACTGCGCCGCCTTCGTTTCGTATTGCCTGAACATCGCCGGCGACGGCGTTGCCTTCCCGACAAAGCGGACGGCCGCGGCCCGCCAGTTCATCGACGACGCCCACAGTATCGTCCTTGCCGACGACGCCGACGCCTTCGCGGTCCGGGGAGGCAGCATCCGCGCGAACGTCGTCCAGCGCGGCACCGTGCCGATTCCGCCGGGCACCATCGTCATCTGGAAGGCGAAGCGGGCCCCGGAGGATCTCCAGGGGCATGCGGGCCTGGTCGTCTCCTGGGAGGGCCAGGCCGGCGTAACCATTGAAGGCAACACCGGTGCCGGTGAGGCCGGCGACCAGCGCGAAGGGGGCGGGGTCTATCTGCGCAAGCGGATGCTCAGCCCCGGAAGCGCGTTCCGGATCGTGAGCTTCACCCCCGTAACGTATCGCTAA